One window of the Novosphingobium sp. KACC 22771 genome contains the following:
- a CDS encoding MucR family transcriptional regulator — MAENNSEGPPNFIELAGDITIAWLQNPNVDPAAEDVPAFLKSMHLAIVGLDEAPAAEPEPEVVAYEPAVPARSSIKPDYLVSLIDGRKYKTLKRHLAANGLTPDAYRARYGLKSDYPMVAANFAAMRREIAEKIGLGRKSAARLDNTDGTVVAPAETQEAALPATEEDVAAVVVAKGVARKPKARTDKTSVASTKASPPLAEVKPAADAKGKPARATRKVKQEDAPPVDAPVPAEPVKPVAPRRQRMAREPEVLTSGTDTPDAPVADPVPGGPSARKGGAAKAKATSLTEVGTTGNKAVRPAKAKGTAGKTVKAKVADPKQEVMLEAVPAPANRGKVKKSATKTEAPAAKEV, encoded by the coding sequence ATGGCCGAGAACAATTCCGAGGGTCCGCCCAATTTCATCGAACTGGCAGGCGACATTACCATCGCCTGGCTCCAGAATCCCAATGTAGATCCTGCTGCCGAGGACGTTCCGGCCTTCCTCAAGTCCATGCATCTGGCGATTGTCGGGCTGGACGAAGCGCCCGCAGCTGAGCCTGAGCCTGAAGTCGTTGCTTATGAACCGGCGGTACCGGCGCGCTCCTCGATCAAGCCCGATTATCTTGTCAGTCTGATCGACGGGCGTAAATACAAGACATTGAAACGGCATCTTGCGGCCAACGGGCTGACGCCAGACGCATATCGTGCGCGTTATGGATTGAAGTCCGATTACCCGATGGTCGCGGCGAATTTTGCCGCGATGCGCCGCGAGATCGCCGAAAAGATTGGGCTTGGCCGCAAGAGTGCCGCTCGCCTCGATAATACCGACGGAACAGTCGTCGCTCCTGCAGAGACGCAAGAAGCAGCGCTTCCAGCGACGGAAGAAGATGTCGCGGCGGTTGTGGTGGCAAAGGGCGTTGCCCGCAAACCAAAGGCCAGAACCGACAAGACCTCTGTTGCCTCGACTAAGGCCTCGCCGCCGCTTGCCGAGGTGAAGCCTGCCGCCGACGCAAAGGGCAAACCCGCGCGCGCCACTCGAAAGGTCAAGCAAGAGGACGCACCGCCCGTCGATGCGCCTGTGCCTGCCGAGCCGGTAAAGCCGGTGGCGCCCAGAAGGCAGCGCATGGCGCGTGAGCCTGAGGTCCTAACGAGCGGCACAGACACTCCCGATGCGCCTGTTGCTGATCCGGTCCCGGGTGGCCCGAGCGCGCGCAAGGGCGGCGCGGCAAAGGCAAAAGCCACCTCGTTGACCGAAGTTGGGACCACCGGCAACAAAGCCGTTAGGCCAGCCAAAGCGAAGGGTACCGCCGGGAAAACGGTCAAGGCCAAGGTGGCAGATCCGAAACAGGAAGTTATGCTCGAGGCAGTTCCTGCCCCCGCCAACCGTGGTAAAGTAAAAAAATCGGCTACGAAAACCGAGGCTCCTGCCGCTAAGGAAGTGTAA
- a CDS encoding N-6 DNA methylase — MGNPHLSAMRKLFEGCQYRYDTWTLFGDCMEMMAIALSNAVDWRQREPREKRYLEIAGRYDRPTLDIFARVLGELVDALEYERCDILGALFHDLELHNKARGQCFTPYPICKFMAGTTLREEEVLRSHIEAHGFLTVCEPACGSGAMVIALADTMLERNINYQSHLHATAIDVDPRAIHMAYCQLTLLHIPARLVVGNSLSREVRENWFTPAHIIGGWNARLAAARDGQGGVGDVDPAPSLTHQPRAAPRTSNGDSTSLPMCAGPQQLNLF, encoded by the coding sequence ATGGGCAATCCCCATCTGTCAGCGATGCGCAAGCTCTTCGAGGGCTGCCAGTATCGCTACGATACCTGGACCTTATTCGGCGATTGCATGGAAATGATGGCCATCGCATTGTCCAATGCGGTCGACTGGCGCCAGCGCGAGCCTCGCGAAAAACGCTATCTCGAAATCGCGGGCCGCTATGACCGGCCGACGCTCGATATCTTTGCCCGCGTTCTGGGCGAACTGGTCGACGCGCTGGAATACGAGCGCTGCGACATTCTGGGTGCATTGTTCCATGACCTTGAACTGCACAACAAGGCACGCGGCCAGTGTTTTACGCCCTATCCGATCTGCAAATTCATGGCGGGGACGACGCTGCGCGAGGAGGAGGTGCTGCGAAGCCATATCGAGGCGCACGGATTTCTGACAGTCTGCGAACCTGCTTGCGGATCGGGTGCCATGGTCATTGCGCTGGCCGACACGATGCTTGAGCGTAACATCAACTATCAGTCTCATCTTCACGCAACTGCTATCGATGTCGATCCCCGCGCGATCCATATGGCTTATTGCCAGCTGACGCTGCTTCATATTCCGGCCCGGCTTGTTGTCGGTAATTCTTTGTCCCGAGAGGTGCGCGAGAACTGGTTTACGCCAGCGCATATTATCGGTGGCTGGAATGCGCGCCTTGCGGCAGCGCGCGATGGTCAGGGCGGGGTGGGGGATGTCGATCCGGCCCCAAGCTTGACACATCAGCCACGGGCCGCGCCCCGTACATCAAATGGGGATAGTACGTCATTGCCGATGTGCGCTGGCCCGCAGCAACTCAATTTGTTTTGA
- a CDS encoding ParB/RepB/Spo0J family partition protein: protein MSQLPILVPAANLEKSPANVRKSSDPEADARLAANIAERGVLQNLVGVPITRKKGYYRITAGGRRLDAVHRLIAAGIFPADYALPLLVLQDPKDAVEVSLSENFFRLAMNPAEACRAFRDVIEVEGKSPADVAKRFGVTERFVQGRLRLAGLAEPVFDALEGNEITLDVAKAYASTADTARQAAVFELLRHSYSRDNVGEIRRQLASYSYRAGDPKALLVGRDAYVAAGGRIEEDLFSDAGSERWLDTQILDELAESRLAEAAEAIRQREGFGEIRTVAATHVPYNQTWGLRQLHGDLPDLSEEQQARKDEIEIELAEWSAALDTGEFEPGDEDEAHIEALAAELAGFTEPVPVIEAGVKATALAYVILDEDGTPRIHEQLYAMPAPEPELEARADSEGDGCDCDDAMPSHGEEAGADRPVLSQRLLERLAMMKVELLALHVASDPAFALDLAGFILADASVMTYGHHVPSELRGPEPMRLVTDFISDMPAAREWAKLQDGLDRSWQGHGSVVERFDDFCALPEEARAAWLGWAVARTLRAVPHGRGEAGFLDHLGVRLDIDVASWWRPTAAAYFDKINKPAILDLFEEIGGADLRARYAGSKKHDLAAAAERLFSGDMLVEAEVKERALAWLPEAMRFERRETAGAGPIMADGEGYGAEQLEVVDSEPAEADIGVYIDGQGTDVEGGDPLADAA, encoded by the coding sequence ATGTCCCAGCTTCCCATTCTCGTTCCGGCGGCCAACCTTGAAAAATCGCCTGCCAATGTCCGCAAGAGCAGCGACCCTGAGGCCGATGCACGGCTTGCCGCCAATATTGCCGAGCGCGGCGTGCTTCAGAACCTTGTCGGTGTACCCATCACTCGCAAGAAGGGGTATTATCGCATCACCGCCGGTGGGCGCCGGCTCGATGCGGTCCATCGCCTGATTGCGGCGGGAATCTTTCCTGCCGATTATGCCCTGCCCCTGCTGGTGCTTCAGGATCCCAAAGACGCGGTCGAGGTCAGTCTTTCGGAAAACTTCTTTCGTCTGGCGATGAACCCGGCCGAAGCCTGCCGGGCGTTCCGCGATGTCATCGAGGTCGAAGGCAAATCGCCTGCCGATGTCGCGAAGCGTTTTGGCGTGACCGAACGGTTTGTGCAGGGGCGCCTGCGCCTTGCTGGGCTGGCCGAGCCGGTGTTTGATGCGCTTGAAGGCAATGAGATCACGCTCGATGTCGCCAAGGCCTATGCCTCGACGGCGGATACGGCGCGTCAGGCGGCGGTTTTTGAACTGCTGCGCCACAGCTATTCGCGCGACAATGTGGGGGAAATCCGGCGCCAGCTCGCCTCCTACAGCTACCGTGCCGGCGATCCCAAGGCCTTGCTGGTCGGGCGCGATGCCTATGTCGCCGCCGGCGGAAGGATCGAGGAGGATCTCTTCTCCGATGCGGGCAGCGAACGCTGGCTCGACACGCAGATCCTCGATGAACTGGCCGAGAGCAGGCTGGCCGAGGCAGCCGAAGCTATCCGGCAGCGCGAGGGTTTTGGTGAGATCCGCACGGTCGCTGCCACGCATGTTCCTTATAACCAGACCTGGGGCCTGCGGCAGTTGCACGGCGACCTGCCTGACCTGAGCGAGGAGCAGCAGGCGCGCAAGGATGAGATCGAGATCGAACTGGCCGAATGGAGCGCCGCGCTCGACACCGGCGAATTCGAGCCCGGTGACGAGGATGAGGCACATATCGAGGCGCTTGCGGCAGAACTCGCCGGTTTCACCGAGCCGGTGCCTGTGATCGAGGCCGGTGTGAAAGCCACGGCGCTGGCCTATGTCATTCTCGACGAGGATGGCACGCCGCGTATCCATGAACAGCTCTACGCGATGCCTGCGCCCGAACCGGAACTTGAAGCTAGGGCGGACAGCGAAGGTGACGGGTGTGATTGTGACGATGCAATGCCGAGCCATGGTGAAGAGGCAGGTGCCGACAGGCCCGTGCTGAGCCAGCGGCTGCTCGAACGCCTTGCCATGATGAAGGTCGAATTGCTGGCCCTGCATGTGGCGAGCGATCCTGCCTTCGCGCTTGATCTGGCGGGCTTTATCCTCGCCGATGCTTCGGTCATGACCTATGGTCATCATGTGCCGAGCGAATTGCGCGGGCCTGAGCCGATGCGGCTGGTGACGGATTTTATCAGCGACATGCCTGCGGCGCGCGAATGGGCGAAACTCCAGGACGGTCTCGACCGCAGCTGGCAGGGACACGGTTCGGTGGTCGAACGTTTTGATGACTTTTGCGCCCTGCCTGAGGAGGCACGCGCGGCATGGCTCGGCTGGGCTGTGGCGCGTACATTGCGGGCTGTTCCCCACGGTCGCGGCGAGGCGGGTTTCCTCGACCATCTTGGTGTCCGTCTCGATATCGATGTGGCAAGCTGGTGGCGGCCGACGGCTGCGGCCTATTTCGACAAGATCAACAAGCCTGCGATCCTCGATCTCTTCGAGGAAATCGGCGGGGCCGACCTGCGCGCACGCTATGCCGGATCGAAAAAACACGATCTGGCAGCGGCAGCCGAGCGCCTGTTCTCCGGAGATATGCTGGTTGAGGCCGAGGTCAAGGAACGGGCACTGGCATGGCTGCCTGAGGCGATGCGCTTTGAGCGCCGGGAGACAGCCGGGGCGGGGCCGATCATGGCTGACGGCGAGGGCTATGGTGCGGAGCAGTTGGAGGTCGTAGACAGCGAACCTGCGGAAGCCGATATTGGCGTCTACATCGACGGGCAGGGCACGGACGTGGAAGGCGGGGACCCGCTTGCCGATGCGGCTTGA